In Erigeron canadensis isolate Cc75 chromosome 7, C_canadensis_v1, whole genome shotgun sequence, one DNA window encodes the following:
- the LOC122608827 gene encoding protein FAR1-RELATED SEQUENCE 5-like, whose protein sequence is MDCLEEIFLNSNAPEGVNDEFVYEEPDDEFESPDVRAKFDYDHDVFYTKEVFDTHIDLVDWAQRTAKELGYVLVTRRSNATKGGEVKKVVLICNRGGKKDKRSTGAPKGSTKIDCPFKLVGRLTKDHSWWVEVIDHRHNHPSARNLEGIAYARRLTDVQKEFVDEKALLGFGPNSIRDQLKDAFPGILTRSQDISNYLRQHRLKHAQQRGETRMQIVLQLLSDHQYTYQYTTDSKTGCLTNLFFVHPTSLDIWRAFPWIIEIDATYKTNVYNMPLVEIVGVTPTGKTFTIAHALIENEQHAAYTWVLQCLRSTLEEGFVVRVALTDRDLALIKAVKDVMPETKLILCRIHIWRNIELHANPSFGSKKDYGSFRHRWDKLVKSITVKEYAENEQRLKVFLADKPSIYIPSPYCFYDNAYDVTM, encoded by the exons ATGGATTGCTTGGAGGAAATTTTCTTAAATTCAAATGCGCCGGAAGGTGTAAATGACGAGTTTGTGTACGAAGAGCCCGATGACGAATTTGAATCCCCAGATGTCCGTGCTAAATTTGATTACGATCACGATGTTTTTTATACCAAGGAG gTGTTTGACACACACATAGATTTGGTAGACTGGGCTCAAAGAACGGCAAAGGAGCTTGGTTATGTATTAGTAACACGAAGATCAAATGCCACAAAAGGCGGAGAAGTTAAAAAGGTGGTCCTTATTTGCAACCGTGGTGGAAAAAAAGATAAGCGGTCAACCGGGGCACCCAAAGGGAGTACCAAAATTGACTGTCCATTCAAATTGGTAGGCCGTCTGACAAAGGACCATAGTTGGTGGGTTGAAGTTATAGATCACCGACATAACCATCCATCAGCTCGTAATTTGGAAGGTATTGCGTACGCAAGACGACTAACCgatgttcaaaaagaatttgtggACGAAAAGGCGTTGCTAGGTTTTGGGCCAAATAGCATAAGGGACCAATTGAAGGATGCATTTCCCGGCATCTTGACCCGTTCACAAGACATTTCTAACTACCTGCGGCAACACCGGCTAAAGCACGCCCAACAACGAGGGGAAACTCGAATGCAG ATCGTGCTCCAATTACTATCTGACCATCAGTACACGTATCAGTACACGACGGATAGCAAAACCGGATGTTTGACCAATCTCTTTTTCGTACATCCTACATCATTGGACATATGGCGTGCATTTCCTTGGATCATTGAAATAGACGCCACGTATAAAACCAACGTTTACAACATGCCGCTTGTTGAGATTGTGGGTGTCACTCCAACTGGCAAGACATTCACCATTGCGCACGCACTTATTGAAAATGAGCAACATGCGGCATACACATGGGTGTTACAGTGCTTAAGGTCGACGCTCGAAGAAGGGTTCGTCGTGCGTGTGGCACTCACTGATCGGGATCTGGCCCTCATAAAAGCGGTTAAGGATGTGATGCCGGAAACGAAGCTGATACTGTGTAGAATACACATTTGGAGGAATATTGAGTTACATGCCAACCCATCGTTTGGGTCAAAAAAAGATTATGGTTCGTTTAGACACCGGTGGGATAAACTCGTAAAGTCAATCACGGTTAAAGAATACGCAGAGAATGAGCAGCGGCTAAAAGTATTCTTGGCAGATAAACCAAGTATATACATCCCGTCCCCATACTGTTTTTATGATAACGCTTACGATGTAACCATGTAG
- the LOC122607400 gene encoding nucleobase-ascorbate transporter 6-like: MAGGGGGGGGKAADEPAPHPPKDQLPNVSYCITSPPPWPEAILLGFQHYIVMLGTTVLIPTALVPQMGGGNEEKAKVIQTLLFVAGLNTLLQSLFGTRLPAVIGGSYTFVAPTISIILSGRWNDPDPIAKFKKTIRAIQGAMIIASTLQIVLGFSGLWRNVTRFLSPLSAVPLVALAGFGLYEFGFPGVARCVEIGLPQLIVLIFLSQYLAHLVHSGKDIVDRFAVLISVAIVWIYAHLLTVGGAYNHTPHKTQNSCRTDRSGLIEAAPWIRVPYPFQWGAPSFDAGEAFAMMMAAFVALVESTGGFIAVSRYASATHMPPSILSRGIGWQGIGILLSGIFGTVNGSSVSIENAGLLALTRVGSRRVVQISAGFMIFFSILGKFGAVFASIPAPIIAALYCLFFAYVGSAGLSYLQFCNLNSFRTKFILGFSFFLGLSIPQYFNEYEAINGYGPVHTSARWFNNMVNVPFSSEAFVAGILAYFLDNTLHKKDGAIRKDRGRHWWDKFHSYKADSRSEEFYGLPFNLNKYFPSV; this comes from the exons ACCCACCAAAAGACCAGCTTCCAAATGTTTCTTATTGTATCACAAGTCCACCTCCATGGC CCGAAGCTATACTCCTCGGTTTTCAGCATTATATAGTAATGCTTGGTACAACAGTTCTCATTCCTACGGCTCTAGTTCCTCAAATGGGAGGTGGAAAT GAGGAGAAAGCTAAAGTTATTCAAACTCTGCTTTTTGTTGCTGGATTGAACACGTTGCTGCAATCTCTGTTTGGAACTCGGTTGCCTGCTGTTATTGGGGGTTCATATACTTTTGTTGCCCCCACAATCTCAATTATCTTATCTGGCCGATGGAATGATCCAGATCCTATTGCG AAATTCAAGAAGACAATACGTGCTATCCAGGGCGCTATGATTATTGCTTCAACGCTTCAAATTGTTCTTGGTTTCAGTGGCCTCTGGAGAAATGTTACAAG ATTCTTGAGTCCACTTTCAGCTGTTCCATTGGTTGCTCTTGCCGGTTTTGGGCTGTATGAATTTGGATTCCCCGGG GTCGCTAGATGTGTTGAAATTGGACTACCTCAGCTCATAGTGTTAATTTTTCTGTCTCAG TATTTAGCCCATCTAGTACATTCAGGAAAAGATATTGTTGATCGTTTTGCTGTTCTGATATCGGTTGCAATTGTTTGGATCTATGCTCACCTACTTACAGTTGGTGGTGCCTATAATCATACGCCACACAAGACCCAAAATAGCTGTCGGACTGATCGTTCTGGATTGATTGAAGCTGCTCCCTG GATTAGAGTTCCGTATCCCTTTCAATGGGGTGCACCCTCATTTGATGCTGGTGAAGCCTTTGCTATGATGATGGCTGCTTTTGTTGCTCTTGTAGAG TCCACCGGCGGGTTCATTGCGGTTTCAAGGTATGCAAGTGCAACTCACATGCCTCCATCTATTCTAAGCCGCGGTATTGGTTGGCAG GGAATCGGCATTTTGTTGTCTGGAATTTTTGGAACAGTCAATGGATCTTCAGTATCTAT TGAGAATGCTGGACTTTTGGCATTGACCCGTGTGGGAAGTCGAAGAGTGGTACAGATCTCAGCTGGATTCATGATTTTCTTTTCGATTCTTG GGAAATTTGGAGCAGTTTTTGCTTCAATCCCAGCTCCAATCATTGCTGCTCTGTATTGCCTTTTCTTTGCATACGTGG GCTCAGCTGGTCTAAGTTACCTGCAATTCTGCAACCTCAACAGCTTTAGGACAAAATTCATCTTGGGGTTTTCCTTCTTTCTGGGATTGTCTATACCCCAATACTTTAATGAGTATGAGGCTATTAATGGTTATGGGCCTGTCCACACATCTGCAAGATGG TTCAACAACATGGTCAACGTTCCTTTCTCATCTGAAGCCTTTGTGGCTGGCATTTTGGCTTATTTTTTGGATAACACCCTGCACAAGAAAGATGGTGCTATAAGGAAAGATCGTGGCAGGCATTGGTGGGATAAGTTTCATTCTTACAAGGCCGACTCACGAAGTGAAGAGTTCTATGGATTACCCTTCAATCTCAACAAATACTTCCCATCTGTTTGA